From a region of the Zerene cesonia ecotype Mississippi chromosome 11, Zerene_cesonia_1.1, whole genome shotgun sequence genome:
- the LOC119829977 gene encoding N-acetyltransferase 9 produces MKINSNIKIAGEKVILVPYTELHVPRYHEWMKSEELQQLTASEPLSLAEEYEMQKSWREDDDKCTFIILDKEVFENTHNEIGSMIGDTNIFVTDKTQAQGEIEIMIAEKSDRGKKMGWEAVILMLLYGIEYVNLKKYEAKISLSNEKSLKMFNKLGFEEVSRSNVFQEITLHKVISTEWTTWLKELCKYNIAKYC; encoded by the exons atgaaaataaatagcaatataaAGATAGCAGGTGAAAAAGTTATTTTGGTACCATACACAGAGTTACATGTCCCCAG ATATCATGAATGGATGAAATCTGAAGAATTACAGCAATTGACAGCATCAGAACCTTTAAGCTTAGCAGAAGAATATGAAATGCAAAAATCATGGAGAGAGGATGatgata aatgtacttttataatactGGACAAAGAAGTCTTTGAAAACACGCACAATgaaatag gatCAATGATTGgagatacaaatatatttgtaacagATAAAACTCAAGCCCAAGGagaaattgaaattatgaTTGCAGAGAAATCGGACAGAGGCAAAAAAATGGGCTGGGAAGctgttatattaatgttattgtatggAATAGagtatgttaatttaaaaaaatatgaagcgAAAATCTCTCTCTCCAATgagaaaagtttaaaaatgtttaataaacttGGCTTTGAAGAAGTGTCCAGAAGTAATGTGTTTCAAGAAATTACTTTACATAAAGTGATCTCAACAGAATGGACTACATGGCTTAAAGagctatgtaaatataatatagcaaaatattgttaa
- the LOC119829975 gene encoding uncharacterized protein LOC119829975 has protein sequence MNQYETERRLCWCYGLLSALLAISVICTAIPYNHWRGTLDVCPGSWLENTNCGCIFYGVSTFQYFTGGHNSYCLYAIFAPLPILVYALVMALFHMYRVCINNIGQYEGEKSTGMEEIEGETIVVTTRARVSEHNDAVIYCWIPTTVIAVVFAIYNIIHASIMTDGFFKTCQQYRGYLVRQLHATGDHATAIHFRLACQAIFDFMDYIQKDGLNSRHGDYINTGLSLQLALISSWLAVVLWVAIAVFTAIRAHKERHVLTCCGN, from the exons ATGAATCAATATGAAACTGAACGACGCCTTTGCTGGTGCTATGGACTTCTCTCCGCATTACTTGCTATATCAGTTATATGCACTGCCATCCCATACAATCATTGGAGGGGCACCTTAGATGTGTGTCCAGGAAGCTGGCttgaaaatacaaattgtgGGTGCATATTTTATGGTGTTAGCACTTTTCAATACTTTACAGGAGGGCATAACTCATACTGTCTGTATGCTATATTTGCTCCACTGCCAATTTTAGTGTATGCTTTAGTTATGGCCTTGTTTCATATGTATAGAGTATGTATTAACAACATTGGACAGTATGAAGGAGAAAAATCTACAGGAATGGAAGAAAT AGAAGGTGAAACAATAGTAGTGACCACGAGAGCTAGAGTATCTGAACACAATGATGCTGTTATATATTGCTGGATACCAACCACTGTTATAGCAGTTGTATTTGCTATTTACAACATTATCCATGCGTCTATAATGACAGATGGTTTCTTTAAAACTTGTCAACAATATCGGGGATATCTTGTTCGG CAATTGCATGCTACAGGAGACCATGCAACTGCAATACACTTTAGATTAGCTTGTCAAGCTATATTTGACTTCAtggattacatacaaaaagatGGGCTAAACAGCAGACATGGAGACTACATCAACACTGGTCTTTCCTTGCAATTAGCTCTTATAAGCTCCTGGTTGGCAGTTGTATTGTGGGTAGCCATTGCAGTTTTTACCGCGATAAGAGCACATAAGGAACGTCACGTGCTGACTTGTTGTGGAAACTAA